From a single Brassica rapa cultivar Chiifu-401-42 chromosome A01, CAAS_Brap_v3.01, whole genome shotgun sequence genomic region:
- the LOC108871405 gene encoding uncharacterized protein LOC108871405 has translation MAFNRDLKLKKPIVEDYGHSLEEAFNNVKNASREHYRAMLLMYHNQLEAITAKHYEEREVYRVRGKLELLKELFKKDARRKEKKKLKTELVLAKEKMDGVKIPYVDWFKMDVINQIVGVSHLEIVSLNGKDTEKITLELQNQLTDRLTVHLLGKYAIFVNDATQNLIQKKCIIWIIRFAKIGVFKGNLHGEQKRPADSIGGVQTILSDSGVIWKRQRYIVMCTIAAIDYDMGWYYMSCKICWKRVLLVPSNHMVYGIQKSQIKKKYYCAKCNNYRSELLPRYNLQLVVLDNTGHSKFLLLDNLAEELLGIPCVALYGSSSDQIEAPVVVHSVLSKLVGGTYFCKIVIEEQNFMFNCQTFKVLEIIPTYEF, from the exons ATGGCATTCAACAGAGATCTAAAGCTCAAAAAACCGATCGTTGAAGATTACGGTCATTCTCTCGAAGAGGCTTTCAACAACGTAAAGAATGCGAGTAGGGAGCACTACCGAGCCATGCTCTTGATGTACCATAACCAATTGGAAGCCATCACAGCCAAGCATTATGAAGAGCGTGAAGTCTATCGCGTGCGAGGTAAATTAGAGTTACTCAAGGAACTCTTCAAGAAAGACGCaaggaggaaggagaagaagaaactaaAGACTGAACTTGTGCTCGCAAAGGAGAAGATGGATGGGGTCAAGATTCCTTACGTTGATTGGTTCAAGATGG ACGTTATAAATCAAATAGTTGGGGTCAGCCATTTGGAGATTGTTTCTCTCAATGGAAAAGACACTGAGAAGATAACACTGGAGCTCCAGAATCAGCT TACTGATCGCCTTACGGTTCATCTGTTGGGTAAATATGCTATATTTGTTAATGATGCTACTCAAAACCTCATCCAGAAGAAGTGTATTATATGGATTATTCGATTTGCCAAAATCGGAGTGTTCAAAGGTAATCTTCAT gGTGAACAAAAGAGACCCGCAGATAGCATTGGTGGCGTCCAAACCATATTGTCCGATTCCGGAGTTATATGGAAA CGGCAGAGGTATATTGTTATGTGTACAATTGCTGCCATTGATTATGATATGGGATGGTACTATATGAGTTGCAAAATCTGTTGGAAAAGAGTATTGTTAGTCCCTAGCAATCATATGGTTTATGGAATTCAAAAGTCCCAAATCAAGAAAAAGTACTATTGCGCCAAGTGTAATAACTATCGTTCTGAACTTCTGCCAAG GTACAATTTACAATTGGTAGTCCTTGACAATACTGGCCACTCAAAGTTCCTTCTGCTTGACAACCTTGCAGAAGAATTATTAGGGATTCCCTGCGTTGCGTTATACGGTTCATCGTCTGACCAG ATCGAGGCTCCCGTTGTCGTCCATTCTGTTCTCTCTAAATTAGTTGGCGGAACCTATTTCTGCAAGATTGTTATAGAGGAGCAAAATTTCATGTTCAACTGCCAAACGTTCAAAGTCCTGGAGATTATTCCAACTTACGAGTTTTAG
- the LOC103844994 gene encoding uncharacterized protein LOC103844994: MDDDKEFVEAIKDANDCSPATYARKLFAIMLVSKSLSQPHVVWEATWEYLTDDILYKKQQETGRPNMNLTIEHIKNIALTEIENHLLSNGRSLNKWPHMPKQEDFGCYNGNRLIDDELKYVV, from the exons ATGGATGATGACAAGGAATTCGTAGAAGCTATCAAAGATGCCAATGACTGTAGTCCTGCCACGTATGCGAGGAAGCTTTTTGCGATAATGTTGGTTTCCAAATCTTTGTCTCAGCCTCATGTTGTGTGGGAAGCTACTTGGGAGTATCTTACCGACGATATTCTTTACAAGAAGCAGCAAGAAACTGGACGACCTA ATATGAACTTGACCATAGAGCATATCAAAAATATTGCTCTTACTGAGATTGAAAATCATTTGCTCAGCAATGGTCGTAGCCTCAATAAATGGCCCCACATGCCAAAGCAAGAAGATTTTGGTTGTTACAACGGCAATCGCCTTATAGATGATGAGCTTAAATATGTTGTGTAA
- the LOC103845004 gene encoding uncharacterized protein LOC103845004, translated as MTQQTNLTLPAVYVADAPPKAIQSPFQQTKTNEFIPPPRFIVEDHPEAYNNRYEMESESENENEDDGNQTYTTYPAGECLINPSPQHIPQQTNNTVTSPIIIGIQKNGYYDDGDPGWNCTFCQAYMWYGKRIVKRRRSSKPVFTMCCKRGKVVLPWLANTPMDLMTLLCKGDKLSKHYREFIRAYNMMFSFTSLGGKIYHSINNGHGPFVFRMSGENYHRIGDIVPEPGQAPKFSHLYIVDTLNEIKNRLDAYAGSNRAAAKKLREPLVLLLKNMLDQCNPHVKAFRSARDRFDVEGSTGDIVLESTSGKLQRISELHPVYLPLQYPLLFPYEEDGFRLNIPIGFEDITARKSKNVTMREYFSFRILERRSEAPTITRSVRLFHQFLVDAYTIIESSRLRYLWLNQKKLRSSSYAAIQKAATRAGAKMAEQGSRIFIPATFTGGKRYMKQHYYDVMALCKYHGFPDIFITFTCNPKWPEITRIFKMKLDNLIGELTKKNGSLFGHVAAVMYTIEFQKRGMPHGHILVFMEKGSKFSTADDIDKIISAEIPDKTVDPELYVIVGNCMMHGPCGAAKKDNACMVNGKCSKMFPKPLNIRTSIDTNGFPAYMCRIDGRLIEKNGIRLDNGFIVPYNRDLMLRYCVHMNVEWCVQTRVVKYLFKYIHKGPDYASAAIDK; from the exons ATGACACAACAAACAAATTTGACTCTTCCAGCAGTGTATGTAGCAGATGCACCTCCTAAAG CTATTCAAAGTCCATTCCAACAAACCAAAACTAATGAATTCATTCCTCCACCAAGGTTCATCGTCGAGGACCATCCTGAAG CTTACAATAATCGATATGAAATGGAAAGTGAGTCTGAAAATGAAAATGAGGATGACGGGAATCAGACTTACACTACCTATCCAGCTGGAGAGTGTTTGATAAACCCATCACCACAACATATCCCACAACAAACTAATAATACAGTTACTTCGCCTATTATCATCGGGATACAAAAAAACG GTTACTACGACGACGGAGATCCAGGTTGGAATTGTACGTTTTGTCAAGCATATATGTGGTATGGTAAAAGAATTGTAAAACGTCGTCGTAGTTCCAAACCTGTCTTCACAATGTGTTGTAAACGTGGTAAAGTTGTGCTTCCTTGGCTCGCGAATACTCCAATGGACTTAATGACTTTGTTATGCAAAGGAGACAAGTTAAGCAAACATTATCGAGAGTTCATACGAGCTTACAATATGATGTTCTCTTTCACATCTCTTGGGGGGAAGATATATCATTCTATTAACAATGGTCATGGACCATTTGTTTTCCGAATGTCCGGTGAGAACTATCATCGTATTGGTGATATAGTTCCCGAGCCTGGACAAGCTCCAAAATTTTCCCATCTGTATATCGTTGATACTTTAAATGAAATCAAAAATAGACTTGACGCTTATGCCGG GTCTAACAGAGCTGCTGCTAAGAAACTAAGAGAACCActtgttcttcttctgaagAATATGTTAGATCAGTGTAACCCTCATGTCAAGGCTTTTAGGTCTGCAAGAGACAGATTCGACGTGGAAGGATCAACAG GAGATATTGTTCTAGAGAGTACAAGTGGAAAGTTGCAAAGGATAAGTGAATTACATCCGGTGTATTTGCCTCTGCAATATCCACTATTGTTTCCATATGAAGAGGATGGCTTTCGATTAAATATTCCTATTGGTTTTGAAGACATCACTGCGAGAAAAAGCAAGAATGTAACTATGCGTGAGTACTTTTCATTTCGTATTTTAGAGAGGAGGTCGGAAGCACCTACAATTACAAGATCAGTCAGATTGTTTCATCAGTTCCTTGTGGACGCTTACACAATAATAGAATCGAGTAGACTGCGTTACTTGTGGCTGAATCAGAAAAAGCTCCGGTCAAGTAGTTACGCTGCAATCCAGAAAGCGGCTACAAGAGCTGGAGCTAAGATGGCTGAGCAAGGGAGCCGAATTTTCATTCCAGCTACTTTCACCGGGGGAAAAAGGTATATGAAGCAGCACTACTATGATGTCATGGCTCTGTGCAAATACCATGGATTTCCAGATATTTTCATCACTTTTACGTGCAATCCAAAATGGCCTGAAATTACAAG AATTTTCAAGATGAAACTCGATAATCTTATCGGTGAGTTGACTAAAAAGAACGGCTCCTTATTTGGGCATGTTGCTGCAG TAATGTACACGATTGAGTTTCAAAAAAGAGGAATGCCACACGGTCATATTCTTGTCTTCATGGAAAAAGGATCTAAATTTTCAACAGCCGATGATATAGATAAGATTATTTCCGCTGAAATTCCAGACAAGACAGTAGATCCAGAACTGTATGTAATCGTTGGGAATTGTATGATGCATGGTCCTTGCGGTGCAGCAAAGAAGGATAATGCATGTATGGTTAACGGTAAATGTTCTAAGATGTTTCCGAAACCTCTCAACATCAGGACATCGATTGACACAAATGGATTTCCAGCATACATGTGTCGGATTGATGGTAGGTTGATTGAGAAAAATGGAATCAGATTAGACAATGGATTTATTGTACCATACAACAGAGACCTCATGCTTCGATATTGCGTGCATATGAATGTCGAGTGGTGCGTTCAAACACGAGTtgttaagtatcttttcaaatATATCCATAAGGGACCTGATTATGCCTCAGCTGCAATAGATAAATAA
- the LOC103844359 gene encoding aldehyde oxidase GLOX — translation MINSENVIIILTALILCFSISILSEREPIPFQMQLDRWEVLLPSIGISAMHMQLLHNGMVIMFDRTDFGISNLSLPGGMCRFDPSDTAVKFDCSAHSVLYDVVSNTYRALKVQTDTWCSSGSVLPNGTLVQTGGYNDGERAARMFTPCGYSETCDWIEFPQYLAQRRWYATNQILPDGRIIVVGGRRQFNFEIFPRPDSHGYRGSRFDFLRETTDGSSENNLYPFLYLLPDGNLFVFANTRSIVFDYKRNRIVREFPEIPDGDPRNYPSSGSSILFPLDESKNIMEAEIMVCGGAPKDAFPRAKSQQGFTRATSTCGRLRLTSPNPIWEMETMPLPRVMGDMLLLPTGDIIIVNGAGAGTAGWENARDPVTRPVIYHPFDHRFSIMSTSSCPRMYHSSAVLLPDGRVLVGGSNPHIYYNFTNVEYPTELSLEAYSPPYLSFTSDSIRPHILTNDKVISYKRLFNVHFSIPQFLTIDLLSVRIVAPSFTTHSFAMNQRMVILKLLSVTHEDLTNSYKLDVLGPSTAEIAPPGYYMIFLVHAGIPSSGFWVQIE, via the coding sequence ATGATCAACTCCGAGAATGTCATTATCATCCTCACAGCATTAATCTTATGCTTCTCCATTTCCATATTATCCGAACGTGAACCCATCCCGTTTCAGATGCAACTCGATCGATGGGAAGTATTGCTACCGAGCATCGGTATATCCGCCATGCACATGCAACTCCTCCACAACGGCATGGTCATAATGTTCGACCGTACCGATTTTGGAATCTCGAATCTTTCTCTACCAGGAGGCATGTGTCGATTTGATCCTAGTGACACTGCGGTCAAGTTCGATTGCTCCGCGCATTCGGTTCTCTACGACGTTGTCTCTAACACATACCGTGCCTTGAAAGTCCAAACCGATACATGGTGTTCTTCTGGTTCAGTTCTTCCCAACGGAACATTGGTTCAAACTGGTGGATACAACGACGGTGAGCGCGCTGCTCGAATGTTTACACCATGTGGTTATAGTGAAACATGTGACTGGATCGAGTTTCCTCAGTATCTAGCCCAACGTAGATGGTATGCCACCAATCAAATTTTACCTGATGGACGGATAATTGTGGTCGGGGGAAGAAGACAATTCAACTTTGAAATTTTCCCTCGACCTGATTCTCATGGTTATAGAGGATCAAGATTTGATTTTCTTAGAGAAACTACCGATGGAAGTAGCGAGAATAACTTGTATCCGTTCCTTTATCTCTTACCCGATGGAAACTTATTCGTCTTCGCTAACACAAGATCCATTGTGTTTGATTACAAAAGGAACCGGATCGTGAGAGAGTTTCCAGAGATTCCAGATGGTGATCCAAGAAACTATCCAAGCAGTGGCTCTTCCATACTTTTTCCATTAGATGAAAGCAAGAATATTATGGAGGCTGAGATTATGGTTTGTGGAGGAGCTCCAAAAGACGCCTTTCCACGAGCAAAAAGCCAACAAGGATTCACACGTGCCACTTCCACGTGTGGAAGGCTAAGGCTAACTAGTCCGAATCCAATCTGGGAAATGGAGACCATGCCATTGCCACGTGTAATGGGGGACATGCTGCTCTTACCAACGGGTGATATCATTATTGTAAACGGTGCAGGAGCTGGTACAGCCGGGTGGGAGAATGCCCGTGACCCGGTAACCCGACCCGTGATATATCACCCATTTGATCACCGCTTCTCAATTATGTCCACATCATCGTGTCCTAGGATGTACCATTCGTCTGCGGTTTTGTTACCGGACGGTCGGGTTTTAGTCGGTGGTAGTAATCCTCACATTTATTACAACTTCACCAACGTCGAGTATCCAACGGAATTAAGCCTCGAGGCTTACTCTCCTCCCTACCTCTCTTTCACGTCTGACTCAATAAGACCACATATATTGACCAACGACAAAGTAATCAGTTACAAGAGATTGTTCAACGTCCATTTCTCCATACCACAGTTTTTGACCATTGATCTTCTCTCTGTGAGGATAGTTGCACCTTCGTTCACTACGCACTCTTTTGCGATGAATCAGAGGATGGTGATTTTGAAGCTATTATCTGTGACTCATGAGGATCTAACGAATTCGTATAAACTCGATGTGTTGGGTCCATCAACGGCTGAGATTGCTCCTCCAGGATATTATATGATCTTTCTGGTACACGCAGGGATACCAAGTTCTGGTTTTTGGGTGCAAATTGAGTGA